The proteins below are encoded in one region of Planctomycetia bacterium:
- a CDS encoding GNAT family N-acetyltransferase gives MLLRDVIADDLPVLFEQQADPDANRMAAFPSRNREDFMAHWAKLLADDALTLKTIVINSPPLQGGVGGGNSDSQVAGYISSWQEDHQQLVAFWIGKNFWGRKIASRALADFLDIVTTRPLFAHVAIHNIASIRVLEKCGFTISSDETKSPTASDGVEEVVMKLDR, from the coding sequence ATTCTGCTGCGCGATGTGATCGCAGACGACCTGCCTGTTCTCTTTGAACAGCAGGCAGACCCCGATGCCAATCGCATGGCGGCTTTCCCCTCTCGAAATCGTGAAGATTTCATGGCACACTGGGCGAAGCTCCTGGCAGACGATGCGCTCACTCTCAAGACCATCGTCATCAACTCTCCTCCTTTACAAGGGGGAGTCGGAGGGGGTAACTCAGACAGTCAGGTGGCAGGATACATTTCAAGCTGGCAGGAGGACCATCAGCAGTTGGTCGCGTTCTGGATTGGCAAGAACTTCTGGGGCAGGAAAATTGCTTCGCGGGCCTTGGCCGATTTTCTTGATATCGTCACCACGCGCCCGCTCTTCGCCCATGTCGCCATCCATAACATTGCCTCCATCCGCGTGCTGGAAAAATGCGGGTTCACCATCTCCAGTGACGAGACGAAGTCTCCAACTGCAAGCGATGGGGTTGAGGAAGTGGTGATGAAGCTGGATCGCTGA